Below is a genomic region from Sphingobacteriales bacterium.
GAAAATTGCAGCTCAGCACCCTCCCGATCTGATTTTTCTTGGCGGAAGCCTGATGTTCAAAGATCAGATAAATGAATTTATCCTGACCATAAAACAGCATCTTCAGCTACCCGTTATTATATTTCCGGGCAGCACCAACCAGTTTAATGAAAATGCTGATGGAATATTGTTTATCTCGTTAATTTCAGGAAGAAATCCGGATTTTTTAATAGGCCGGCATGTTGAAATCGCCTCGCTGTTGCATCGCTCACGTCTGGAGGTTCTGCCAACCGGCTATATGCTGATTGATTGCGGAGTGCCTACTACAGCATCCTATATAAGTGGAACATTCCCGATTCCTTACCATAAAGATGACATCGCTTTGTCCACTGCACTTGCCGGCAAAATGCTCGGTCTTCAGCTTATTTTTCTTGACGGGGGTAGTGGTGCCCAAAGACCTGTCAGCTTGCAAATGATATCTTTAATTCGTCAACATATTGATCTTCCTATCATTGTGGGCGGTGGCATCAGAACTCCCGGGCAAATGAAAAATGCTTTTGAAGCTGGAGCCGATATTGTGGTCATCGGCAATGTCATTGAAGAAAACCCCACCTTGTTGATAAGTTTTGCTCAACTAACCCGCTCGTTTCAGCAATAGCTTTAATATTTTTGCTGTTTGATTTTTCTGGCACTTTTTCAATACATTATTATTAATGGCAATTAAAGCAAGCAATATTCCTGAGAATACTTTCAGAGATGAAAAAAAAGCTAAGACTTCACAGAAGAAAAAGCTGAGTTTTTCAATTCCGAATGAAAAAGCCGAAAGAATCAGAAAACTTTCCGGTCTGTTTATTTTAACATTTGCCATTATCCTGTTTTCTTCATTTATTTCTTTTCTCTTCACCTGGAAAATGGACCAAAGCCTGGTAAAAGACTTTAACAGCCTTATCCTGAGTTTCAAAGAAATCAGGCCCGGCCTGGCTGACAACCATGGAGGACTGATCGGGGCTTATCTTTCTTATGTTTTCATGGCTAAATGGTTTGGTATTTCTGCCTTTTTCATTGTATTTATCCTTATTGTCGCAGGAATCAGGTTGTTTTTCGATTACAGATTGCTACCTTTCAGGAAAACCCTTGTTTTTTGCCTTTTCTCCATGTTCTGGCTTTCAACCACACTTGGATTGCTTTTTTATCAATCAGCCGACCTTATGGCAGGGGGCTTTGGCATCTTTTCTTATCTATGGTTAAATAGTCTGTTGGGTATATTCGGAACTGTCATTGTCCTGCTTTTCGCCATGGTTCTTTTTCTGATACTTATGTTTAATGTCAGTTTCAAACTTCCTAAACGAATAAAAGAAGAAGCTAACCCTCAGGAAGAAAAAGCAGTTGATGAAGCTGAACCTGTATGGCCTCCGGAAGAACAGGATAGCCCTGCTGTTATTCTGGAAGAAGAAGATAAAGAAGTTATCTTTTTTGACGAGGAAGAGGGAGATGAGGCCACCATCCCTGATGAAGGTAGCAACACCATTCTGACCTCACAGGAAGTTGATTTTGAAATAGAAAGAGGAGCAGACGATGAAAGAGATGTCCGTCTTCAGGATGGACAATCCATTGAAGATCTCAGGCCTTACGACCCGACACTCGAACTTTCCAACTATAAATTTCCACCCCTTGATTTGTTGAATGATTATTCTGAAATCATTACGGAAATCAATCAGGCTGAGCTTGAAGAGCGTAAAAACATGATAGTTCAGACGCTCCGGAACTATAATATTGAAATAGAGAAAATAAAAGCAACCGTTGGCTCCACGGTTACACTCTATGAAATCATTCCCGCAGCCGGCATCCGTATTTCAAAAATCAAAAATCTTGAAGATGATATTGCGCTGAGCCTTTCTGCTCTTGGCATCAGAATTATTGCCCCTATTCCCGGCAAAGGTACAATTGGCATCGAGGTTCCCAACACCAGCCCTGAAATCGTTTCGATCAAATCAGTATTAAGTTCGGCTAAGTTTCAGAATACCAATATGGAATTGCCTTTTGCCATGGGTAAAACCATTTCAAATGATGTATTCATTGCCGACTTAACCAAAATGCCCCATTTATTGATTGCCGGAGCAACCGGGCAGGGAAAATCTGTCGGATTAAACGTCATCATTACCTCATTGCTTTATAAAAAACACCCTTCTCAGGTTAAATTTGTACTGGTTGACCCGAAAAAAGTCGAGTTAAGTATTTACAGCAGGATAGAAAAACATTTTATGGCAAAGCTACCGGATTCGGATTCTGCCATAATCACCGATATCAGTCAGGTAATAGATACCCTCCATTCCTTAACGGCTGAAATGGATGAAAGATACCTTTTGCTGCGCGATGCACATGTCAGAAACATTGTGGAATACAATAAAAAGTTCATTGCCAGACAGTTAAATCCACTTGAAGGACACCGCTACCTTCCCTACATCGTTCTGGTGGTTGATGAACTGGCAGATTTGATGATGACAGCCGGTAAGGAAGTTGAAATGCCAATAGCCCGTCTCGCACAGTTAGCCCGTGCCATTGGGATACACCTGATTCTTGCCACGCAGCGTCCTTCAGTCAATATCATTACCGGAACCATTAAAGCTAATTTTCCGGCACGAATTGCTTTTAAAGTTAGTGCCGCAGTTGATTCAAGAACCATTATTGATTCAAAAGGTGCCGAGCAGCTTATCGGACGAGGTGATATGTTGTTCTCAACCGGCAGCGATACCATCCGCATTCAGTGTGCCTTTATCGACACGCCTGAAATTGAAAGAGTTGTTGAATTTATTGCCGACCAACCCGCTTATCCTCAGGTACATACCCTTCCTCAGGTTGAAAAAGAAGCTGAAGTGTCTGAAACGGATGCAGATCTCGATGACATTGACCCGCTCTTTGAAGATGCCGCCAGAATTGTGGTTCAGCATCAACAGGGTTCTACTTCTCTCATACAAAGAAGGCTTAAGCTGGGTTATAACCGCGCTGGCCGTATTATCGACCAGCTTGAAAGTGCCGGTATTGTCGGACCATTTGAAGGTAGCAAGGCCCGGGCTGTACTGATTCCTGATGAATTTGCGTTGGAACAGTTTTTGAGAAATTTCAGGAATAATTCTTAATCCTGATGAGGCACTTTTTAGCCATTGTTTTTTTATTCAATATTATTTCCTCGTTCACTCTGATAGCTCAGGATGAAGTGG
It encodes:
- a CDS encoding geranylgeranylglyceryl/heptaprenylglyceryl phosphate synthase yields the protein MTSIAKQISEKKQKSEKLFAWLIDPDKLSISSLHEQLKIAAQHPPDLIFLGGSLMFKDQINEFILTIKQHLQLPVIIFPGSTNQFNENADGILFISLISGRNPDFLIGRHVEIASLLHRSRLEVLPTGYMLIDCGVPTTASYISGTFPIPYHKDDIALSTALAGKMLGLQLIFLDGGSGAQRPVSLQMISLIRQHIDLPIIVGGGIRTPGQMKNAFEAGADIVVIGNVIEENPTLLISFAQLTRSFQQ
- a CDS encoding DNA translocase FtsK, coding for MAIKASNIPENTFRDEKKAKTSQKKKLSFSIPNEKAERIRKLSGLFILTFAIILFSSFISFLFTWKMDQSLVKDFNSLILSFKEIRPGLADNHGGLIGAYLSYVFMAKWFGISAFFIVFILIVAGIRLFFDYRLLPFRKTLVFCLFSMFWLSTTLGLLFYQSADLMAGGFGIFSYLWLNSLLGIFGTVIVLLFAMVLFLILMFNVSFKLPKRIKEEANPQEEKAVDEAEPVWPPEEQDSPAVILEEEDKEVIFFDEEEGDEATIPDEGSNTILTSQEVDFEIERGADDERDVRLQDGQSIEDLRPYDPTLELSNYKFPPLDLLNDYSEIITEINQAELEERKNMIVQTLRNYNIEIEKIKATVGSTVTLYEIIPAAGIRISKIKNLEDDIALSLSALGIRIIAPIPGKGTIGIEVPNTSPEIVSIKSVLSSAKFQNTNMELPFAMGKTISNDVFIADLTKMPHLLIAGATGQGKSVGLNVIITSLLYKKHPSQVKFVLVDPKKVELSIYSRIEKHFMAKLPDSDSAIITDISQVIDTLHSLTAEMDERYLLLRDAHVRNIVEYNKKFIARQLNPLEGHRYLPYIVLVVDELADLMMTAGKEVEMPIARLAQLARAIGIHLILATQRPSVNIITGTIKANFPARIAFKVSAAVDSRTIIDSKGAEQLIGRGDMLFSTGSDTIRIQCAFIDTPEIERVVEFIADQPAYPQVHTLPQVEKEAEVSETDADLDDIDPLFEDAARIVVQHQQGSTSLIQRRLKLGYNRAGRIIDQLESAGIVGPFEGSKARAVLIPDEFALEQFLRNFRNNS